AATTGCCGTTCAAAAACGGCTTGTCGCAGATGTAGAAGTAGGTGTACTGCTCAGTGGAGGACTGGACAGTAGTTTGATCGCTGCTATAGCAAAGAAATATCACAAGGGGCCATTTCCGCTCAAATCCTTCTGTGTAGGAGCTGAGGGCAGTGCGGACGTACGAAATGCACGAATCGTTGCTGAAGCACTCGGAACTGAGCATTATGAATACATTTACACTGAAGAGGAATTGATCGAGGCCGTATCTGATGTTATATACCATCTCGAATCATATGAACCCTCATTAGTAAGAAGTGCCATTCCCAATTATTTTGTATCGAAGCTCGCAGCCCAGCATGTGAAGGTCATACTGTCTGGTGAAGGAGCGGACGAACTGTTTGCTGGATACGCCTATATGGAAAAGTACCAGGAGACAGCGGATCTTAACCAGGAAATTATTCGGATCTTAAATACGCTTCACCATGTCAACCTGCAGCGTGCGGATCGAATGAGCATGGCGCATTCCCTTGAATTGCGTGTTCCTTTCCTTGATCTGGACGTCGTGGAGAACGCATTGAAGATTCCAGCTGGATTAAAGATTCACAAAGAGGAGCGCATGGAAAAATGGCTCTTAAGAAAATCTTTTGACGGAGAACTTCCTGATGAGGTCCTCTGGAGGAAGAAGGCGGAATTCTCTGAAGGAAGCGGAGCGCTGGATTTATTGGATCAGTATGCTGAGAAAAACATTTCGGATGATGAAATGCAGGCGCTTCAGTCTAAAGCCCCTATTGATATTCGTTCCAAACAGGAAGCTTTTTATTATAAAATTTTTACTCACCATTTTAAAGATCCGGCCATGCTTGAAACTGTCGGACGCTGGGCGACAGCCTAGTCTTATGAAACTGCCAGGGCTTTACAGCTCTGGCAGTTTTCTTTATGGTTGGAGCGTTAGAAATTCTCCCCGTTTCTTTTCTTCCCTGCAGAAATTGAATTATAATTAAGGAAATCGATCTTTTTTTCGATTTTTTTATCAGAAAAATCTGAATAATAAGTTCATATACTTGACTAAAGGAGGAATTTGATGGTACAGCTGGTCCCACGCGACCTTTGGAAAGCAAAAAAAAGAATTTCTTCACTCGCTTCCTATACACCGCTTTTGTACTCGGAGCCCTTATCACGACAGTTGGAATCCCATATTTATTTGAAGCTGGAGAATGACCAGCCAACAGGTGCGTTTAAACTGCGAGGAGCTGCAAACAAGATTTTATCCTTATCGGATAAAGAAAAAAAGCAAGGAATCGCTACTTTTTCAACAGGGAATCACGGGATTGCTGTAGCTTATGTTGGACAGCAGATGGGGATTAAAGCGACCGTATGTATTTCCAACCGCGTTCCTCAAGAAAAAGTGAACCGTTTGAAGCGGTTAGGAGCAGAAGTGAAAATTGTGGGCAGTAGTCAGGATGACGCAGAAGAATACTGTTATCAGCTGGAAAAAGAGCAGGGAATCAATATCATCAAACCTTTTGATGATTTAGAAATTATTGCCGGACAGGGAACAATTGGATTAGAGCTGATGGAGCAATGTCCGGACTTAGAGCAAGTGATTGTCCCTCTGTCAGGAGGAGGTCTGCTTTCAGGAGTCGGGTTCGCTTTAAAGAATATTGATCCCTCTATTCAAGTCACAGGCGTGTCTATGGAGCAATCCGCCGTTATGTATGAAAGCCTGAAGCAAGGCAGTCCTATCGTTATGCAGGAGGCAGAAACGCTGGCAGATAGTCTTCTAGGTGGTTTAGGACGGAGCAACCAATATACTTTTACAATGACAAGGGAGTATATGGATGAAGGGGTTCTAGTTCCAGAAACCTCGATTGCCCGCGGCATGTTAACACTAATGGATCTTCATAAGATGGTTGTTGAAGGAGCGGCGGCTGCTGGAATAGGATGGCTGCTGGAACAGAAATCATTAAGGAATCAGCATATCGCTGTAATTGTAAGCGGCAATAATGTCGATCACCAGACCATCGAGCAGGTGATTAAGACTAGTTAACCTATAGGGGTGAGAACATGGGGATCACAGTGGAGAGAATTTTGCAGCTGCCGGTCTTGGAAAAAGCCAAAATTCTGGCAGGAAAATCGATCAAAGATGAAAAAGCGGTAGAGTGGATATCGGTTATCGAAACTCCTGTAGAGAACTTTGTGCGGAGAAATGAGTTTGTTCTCAGTACAGGTATCGGCTGCGGAGACGACCCGATTTGCCTCGAAGAATACGTAAAAGATGTCATTCATTCCGGAGCGTCTGCTCTTGCGTTTGCGACAGGAAGATACATTTACAAAGTACCCGATCGGATTGAACAATTAGCTGAACAGAATGATCTGGTCGTCATTGAGATCCCTTGGGAAGTGAGGTTTGGTGATGTAATTCAGGAAGTACTGCGCGAAATAAGTAAAGAAAAAGAAGAAGAACAACAACAGGCGGAAGAACTGCGGCAGGAACTAATTAATTGTGTTCTCAATGGAAAAGGACTACAGGAAATTACGACGATTTTGTATGAAAACACAAAAATTCCTGTTGCCATCAGTGACCATAATAAAGTCATCCGGGCCAATCATCATTTTGATAAACGGTTAATTGATATTTTAAACGGAGAGGTGAACGGAGAGTATGAACTTGTTCCTCCAATCCCTTTTAGTGAACATCCTTTATATCATTATATTGAAAAATACCGCTTTAAAGAGGAAGAATGTTATCAATTAACCATTCTATCGAATTATAAAAAGCAAGGATATTTGTTGTTTAAACCTGCAGATGACCGGGAGTTAAGCTGGGTTGTGCTGAATATTCTCGAGCATGCGTTAACCGCATGCGCCCTTTATTTTGTCAAAGAAAATGCCATCGAGATGACGGAAATCCGCTTAAAGGATAATTTCTTACTTGATTTAGCTAAATCCGGAGTAGAGATCGATGACCATTTATTATCAAAAGCTCAATTGCTCGGCTATGATTTGAACCGTCCGTACATTTGTCTTGTCGGAAACATTCGATTTAAGAAAAAAGTGGATGCCCATATCGGTTCAGTGGACCACCCGGTGAAATCTTCTTCCATGCACAGCAGGAACTATTATATTCAAAAAGAAGTTACTCACGCAGGAGATGTGTTAAACCGTAGAACGATGACGACGTTTGAAAATGGGGAAGTGATTGTCTATTTAGAAGCTGATTCTCACCCCTATGCGGAAACGGCTAATCAGTTTTTAGACTTAGTAGAGCGGCGGTTGAATGAATTGCTGGCCGGGATTGTTATTTCCTGGGGAATATCTCTTCACAAAGAGGGAATTTACACTTTTTATCAAAGCTATGATGAAGCCGTAACCGCATTAAATATTGGGCGTCAGCAGCATGAAGAAGGGGAACGTACATTTTTCAGTGATACGAAGATGAACCGGCTGTTAATGCGGCTTTCTCATGATAAAGGGGTAGAAGGCATCGTGGAAGACACCCTGGCGCAGCTGATCGACTACGATCAAAGACGGCAGACGGACTTAATTCATACGTTTATTATTTATAATAAATACAACAGCAATGTCAGTCAGACCGCCCGTGCCCTTAATCTTCACCGGCAGTCTTTGCTGCACAGGCTGAGGAATATCGAACAATTAACAGGGCTGTCTCTCTTAAATGCGGATGATTTATTTCTGTTAGAGTTAAGCGTACGATTATGGATGCTGAAAAAAGTTAAGGAATGAGCGTCTCTCTGTTGGGAAACGCTCTTTTTTATTGATCAGGAATTTCTTCCACGACGGTTTCCCCAGCAGATACAATTTTCTGCAGAGCAATTTTCCATCGATCTAATTCCGGCTGGTAACTGATCGACTCTACTGCAAATGCTTCTTTGGCAGACTGGTTAAGGTCAAGCGCCTTCTTTAACGCTTCCTGCTGCGTCAAATCAGTTTCTTCATTCCTTGAGACATCTACCTTTTTCACCTTTCCTCCCTCTGCCTGTTCAGGATAAGATTCCTGCACAGGACCTTCCAGCCATACCTTAACCTTATACCCCTCCCATTCCTTCTCCGGAACTTGTGCCACCCAAACCGCTCTGGGATTGCTGTTTGATTTTGAACTTGGCGACTCCGTAATTAAAATCCTGTCTTCTTTTTGGTCGGTCACAAAACCAGTGATAGGAGTGGATTCTTCTTTCGCGTCAGTCTGACATCCTGCTAATAAAGTGATCATTCCAAATAAAATGGATAATCGATTCATCTTCATGCAAATTCCTCCCTGCCTGTCTATTTATTTAGTCGTTGAGAGTTTGAAATGGTTACAAAGTGACAGCTGGTGCCTTCTTTGTTAAGATGAAAATACCAAGTGAATAACCATGCAAAACTACTAGGGGGGCCTGAACGGGCTGAGAGGAAAGCAATGAAGCTTTCCGACTCTTACAAACCTGATCTGGTTAAGACCAGCGGAGGGAAGTAGTAAATCGACTTTTACGATATACGCTGCCTTTTCAAAACCAGATTCTTTTTGAATCTGGTTTTTTTTCGTCTTGTCCCTTAGAAAGGGAGGTAAATGACAATGAAAACCCGCACGTTAACTAGGATGGCTGTGCTGGCAGCTATCGGGACCCTTGGTTCTCAGTGGCTGTGGTTTCCAGCAGGTATTGCAAAAGCCTATCCTGTTCAGCACGCTGTTAATGTGATTGCGGCGGTTACACTTGGCCCGCTGCCGGCTGTCGGTATCGCATTTGTAATCGGAGTATTAAGGAATCTGTTGGGGATCGGTACTTTGCTTGCTTTCCCTGGGGCAATGATTGGAGCATTCCTTTCAGGCATTCTTTACCGGCTGTTTCAAAGGCCGATTTACAGCGCGCTTGGGGAAGTCATGGGCACAGGTTTAATCGGTTCTTTAGTATCTGTACCTTATGCCCACGTCCTTATGGGAAGCGCTGGAGGAGCTTTTGTTTTTCTCCCTTCCTTTTTAATCAGCAGCTTTACGGGAGCATTAATCGGCTGGTTTCTTGTCGTACGCATGAAGCCAAGTCGTGCGTTACCAACATTCTAATCTATTGGAAACTACTAGGGGCGCGATGATTCGCTGAGATAAGGCTGATCAAGCCTTTGTCCCTTACTACCTGATCTGGATTATGCCAGCGGAGGAAAGTAGTCATATCTCTCCAAATCTCTCCACTAGTAGCTTCCGAACTTTATGAAGGAGGCCATATTTGTGACATTTACAGAATTACTAAGAAAAGAAAATAATGATTTATTCGAAGCAATTTTTGATCATCCATTTGTTAGAGGGCTTGGCGAAGGGAATCTTCCTGCTGAGTCCATTGCCCATTATGTAAAAGCAGATTATGAATACTTGAATGCTTTCATGCAAATTTATGGAACAGCGATCTCCAAGTCTTCCGCCCGGGAGGATATCCTATTTTATAACGAACAAATTAATTTTGTCTTAAACAGCGAAATCCACCCTCACCGTAACCTTTGTGAGGTTATCGGAATTCGCTATGAAGACCTTCAAGGATACGCTCTGCCTCCTACAGCAGATCATTATGTGAAGCATATGCTTTATCATGCTCATTACGGAGACTTAAGTGAAATTTTAGCAGCTCAGCTTCCTTGTCCATGGACGTATTTGGAAATCGGTAAGCATCTGCGTGACCGCTTCCAGCCTGGCGAAGATCATCCTTTTTCCCCTTGGATTCACTTTTATGCAGATGGGGAAATGGAAGAGTTAACGGACCATTTGCGCAGCCGGCTGGATGAGTTAGCAGAAAACGTGTCTGAAGCTAAGGAAGCCAGGTTGAAAGATGCCTTCCGCAAGAGCTGCCAGTTAGAATGGGCCTTCTGGGATATGGCTTATAATTGTGAGCAATGGCCTTCCGAAAAGGTGGTGGTAAAATGAGAATTCCTTGTTCTTTAACGATTGCCGGTACTGATCCCAGCGGCGGGGCTGGGATACAAGCCGATTTAAAAACTTTTCAGGAAATAAAGAGTTACGGGATGTCCGTTATAACCTCTGTTGTTGCCCAAAACACGACAGGCGTACAAGCGGTACATCACCTGCCGGTTGAAATATTGAGAAATCAGCTTGAGTCCATCTCATCGGATATGCCCATTCACGCGTTTAAAACGGGGATGATCGCCAGTAAGGAAATGATGAAAGCTATTGCTGATTGGATCCCCGAAGTTTCCGCTCCTTATGTCATGGATCCGGTGATGGTTGCACAAAGTGGGGATCCGCTCATTGAGGAGGAGTCGAGAACGTGGTTGAGAGACCAGTTGCTTCCTTTTGCCTCAGTCGTAACCCCAAACATTCCAGAAGCAGAGGATTTGCTTGGGAAAAAAATTGAAACGACCGAAGATATGCAAATCGCGGCTGAAGAAATTGTGACGAAGCTGGGAGCCGGTGCTTCTCTTGTTAAAGGGGGCCATTTAAACGGGAAAGCGGTCGATTTCCTATTTGACGGCGATAAGATTCATTCCTTTTCAGCAGAAAGAATAGAGACAAAAAACCTTCATGGAACCGGCTGTACGTATTCTGCAGCGATTACCGCTTATTTAAGCCAAGACTGTGATCTTGTTCAGGCGGTTGATCAATCGAAACACTTTGTTACTGCAGCTATCCGCTCTTCCTTTAATATTGGTTCAGGAAGCGGACCAACTAATCATTGGGCTATTCGTGAGGAGGCAGGTCATAAATGAATGAGATTGTACAGAAAGTAAGAGCGCAGGAACCTTTGATTCATAACTTAACAAATGCAGTAGTGATGAATTTTAGCGCAAATGGGCTGCTTGCTTTTGGAGCTTCCCCGATTATGGCAAATGCTAAAGAAGATGCAGCAGATGTGGCAAAGCTTTCAAATGGGGTGCTTATCAATATCGGCACTTTGACTGAAGCCCAGCTTGAAGCCATGATAGAAGCTGGTAAGGCTGCAAATGAAGCAGGCATCCCGGTCGTGATTGATCCAGTTGGTGTAGCCGCAACCAATTTTAGAACCGAGGCTTTTCAAAGAATCGTAGAGCAGGTTCACCCCGATGTGATCAAGGGGAATGCAGGTGAGCTTGCTCATCTAGTCGGAATCGAGCTGGAAACCAAAGGTGTCGATGCAGTTGGCGAGGGGAACAGTCAGGAAATTGCCGGAAAAGTAGCCGTACACTTTCAAACGATAGCCGTCTTAACTGGAAAAGTCGACACGGTAAGTGATGGAAAGCAGACCCTTACGAATGAGACAGGCCATGCTTTGCTTTCTAAAGTGACAGGCGCGGGCTGCCTGCTCGGATCAATTATTACAGCCTGTCTCTCCGTTGAAGGAGAGAATTTAGAGAAGGCTTATGCCGCTGTGAAATATTACGGTATGGCAGCTGCGTATGCTGCTTCTCAAAGCGGTGTGAACGGACCTGGTACATTTCTTCCGCAATTTTTGGATGCGCTGACTATGGAACCGGATACTCTAGAGAAGGGACTAATGTAAATGGACCTTTCCTTGAGGCTTAGAAAGTATTTAGTCATGGGCAGCCAGGACTGTTCAAGAAATCCTGAAGAAATTTTACGAGAGGCGATTGCTGGCGGAATTACAGCTTTTCAATTCCGTGAAAAAGGCCCCCATTCGCTTCAAGGAGAAGAAAAAATAGAACTGGGGTTAAAGCTAAGGGCTCTCTGCCAAAAGCATGACGTATTGTTCATCGTGAATGATGACGTCGAATTAATCCATGCATTACAAGCGGATGGTATTCATGTAGGACAGGACGACCAGAGCGTGAACGACCTGCGGCCGAAATATCCGGATCTCATTATTGGGCTTTCTGTGTCCAATGATGAAGAAGTAGAAAAAAGTCCAGTTGAATTAGTCGACTATCTAGGGGCAGGGCCTGTGTTTCCAACTACGACCAAGCATGATGCAAGCCCGGTTGTCGGAACAAGCTGGCTGGAGAGCCTTAGAAGTTCTCATCCTCATCTTCCTCTTGTAGGAATAGGGGGCATCACTGTCGAAAACGCCCGTTTTGTAATAAATGCGGGAGCAGATGGTGTAGCCGTAGTATCAGCCATAACGAAAGCTGCAAATGTGAAAGAAGCTGTAGAGAATCTATGAAAAAGATGCGATCTAATCAAAGATCGCATCTTTAGATTGTCGAACTGTCAGACAGTTTTTTTGAGGCAAATACAAGTACAACTGAATTGGATTCGCCTTAGTATTGACTGGCATCAAGAAGCTTACTTTACTGTGTTTTTCATCCCTGTGGAAGTATCTCATGATAATAAGAGTTGGAACTTGCTTTTCTTTTGAATTCTAATTGCTTAAGCTTTTGAGATAAGAGGATGAAAGTTTCTATTTTGTAAAAAGGGAAGGGAAACGAGAGACTCTTATGGGAACAAAAAGACAGGGAAAGGCTCCGGAAGCCGCAGGCTGAGGAGACTTGCCGTCGCCCATGGAAAGCGAGCGTTTCCCTGACCCTTTTCTTCTTATCAATATTCAGAACCATTGGTGGTTTTATAATTTTCTTACCGTTCATTGGTCGTCTTTAGTTGGGATGCTTTTCATCATGTCCCAGCGCTCTATTGATTCAGGAGGAAGCGGGAATGGATTCGTCTGGTCCCAGCGTAGGAACGTCTAAATCGACCGTATCTGGATATTTTATCCCAGCTCCAGTGTTTAGAACCACTACCGATTCTCCTTTTTTAATCCAATCTTCCTCTCTTAATTTCCGGGCAGCAGCAAAGCAGGCGGCTCCTTCCGGGCATATAAACGTACCTTCTTTTTCAGCTGCCAGTTTTTGTTCTTGTAAAAGAGCGGAGTCATCCACTGAAACAGCACAGCCTTCTGTTTCGTAAACAGCATCCAGCACAAGAAAATCTCCAATTGCTTTAGGGACGTTGATGCCAAAAGCAACCGTCTCTGAGTTTTCCCAAAAGCTGGACTCACGTCTGCCTTCCTTCCATGCTTCGACAATCGGGGCACATCCTGAAGACTGAACGGCGACTAATCGGGGAAGCTTATCATTTTTCAGCCAGCCGAGCGCTTGAAGCTCCTTAAAGGCTTTATACACCCCAATCAGGCCGACTCCTCCCCCTGTAGGGTAGAGAAGGACATCTGGAAGCTCCCAATTTAATTGCTCTGCAATTTCAAGACCCATCGTTTTTTTTCCTTCAATCCGGTACGGCTCTTTGAGAGTGGATACATCATAGATTCCGCGTTCTTTTACAGCCTGGCTGACAATTTTTCCTGCATCACTGATCAGGCCGTCCACAAGAAACAAATCGGCCCCTGAAACTGCACATTCATTGCGGGTGATTTTAGGCGCGTCAATCGGCATGACGATCGTTGATTTAATATTTGCTCTTGCTGCATATAAAGACCACGCAGCTCCTGCATTTCCGTTTGTTGGCATAGCGATCTCCTCAACCCCAAGTTCCTTCGCTTTAGAAACGCCTACAGCAGCCCCTCTTGCTTTAAATGCCCCTGTTGGAATCACTCCTTCATCTTTCAAAAACAGCGGTTCAATTCCTATTTCCTTACTCAGTGAGGAGAGTCTAATCAATGGTGTCATCCCTTCACCGAGTGTAACTACGTGGGCTTTGTTTTGAACGGGAAGCAGCTCATGATAGCGCCATAAGTCAGGAGCTCTCGTAGTTAAATCTTCTTTTAACCAATCGGTTTTAAGAGAAGAAAGGTCGTAACCGACGAGCAAAGGAGATCCGCACGCTTCACACAAATGTTGTGGTTCATCACAAGAATAGACGATCGAGCACTTTGGACAGGACAAGTGAGATACATAGCTATACTTCATGTTCATCCCCTTAATTAAGTATATTTTCTTCCATCCTATCATACTCGGCTGCTGACTTGGGAAAGCCTGTTTCGCTGCGGACACGCTAATTTGTATAAAACGTCTCTTAAAAAATTCATACACTTTTTACATTACATTCATAAATTTCGTTGAATACAATGAAAGTACCATTATTTTAATATTCAGATAAATGGTAGGAGGGGGAATAACAATGGTGCTTCCTTTTGATATTTTAGAATATCATCAGCGACTTAAAGAGACCAAAGAGCGTATGGAGGAAAAAGGAATCGAAGTACTGCTCATCACAGATCCGGCAAACATGAATTACCTTTCCGGCTATGATGCCTGGTCTTTTTATGTACACCAGATGATGGTAATTATTGTCGATGAACCACAGCCACTTTGGATCGGAAGGTTTCAGGATGCCAATGGAGCCCGCGCCACCACTTGGATCTATGATGAAAATGTGATTGCTTACCCAGATTATTATGTTCATTCGACGACCTACCACCCGATGGATTTTATTGCGGAGATTCTTTCGCAAATAGGACAGGGGAACCGGAATATTGCGGTGGAAATGGACCACTATTATTTCACGGGCATGGCCTTGGAACGGTTAAAAAGAGGGCTGCCAAACGCCGCTTTTCACGATGGAACCCTGATCGTAAATCAAGTGAGAATTGTGAAATCAGACCAGGAAATTGAATATATGAGACGGGCTGCTAAAATAGCAGACCTCGCGATGGCCAAAGGTGTTCAAAGTATAAGCCCTGGAGTTCGCGAATGCGATACAGCGGCTGAAATTTATTATCACTTAGTAAAAGGAACCCCTGAACATGGGGGCGAGTACCCAGCGATTGTCCCTCTTTTACCAACTGGTGACCAGACGTCCATTCCCCACTTAACTTGGACAGAACGGCCTTTTGTGGAAGGGAATGCGGTCATTGTAGAGCTGGCAGGCTGCTACAAACGTTATCATGTGCCACTGGCACGAACCGTGTCTATCGGCCAACCTGGCGAAAAGCTGCAATATTTGGCTCCTGTTGTTTTAGAAGGAATCCAAAACGTTCTTACAGCTGCAAAGCCAGGGGTCACGTGCAGTGACTTAGAAGAAGTATGGCGCAAGAGTATTAAGAAATACGGTTTTGAAAAGGAATCGAGATTAGGCTATTCTGTCGGTTTAAATTACCCGCCGGACTGGGGTGAGCATACCGCGAGCATCCGCAAAGGAGATACCACAGTGTTAAAGCAGAATATGACTTTTCACCTGATTCCGGCTTTGTGGTTTGATACGGACGGCATAGAAATAAGCTCGACATTCAGGGTTACAGATAGAGGCTGCGAAAAATTTACTACCTATCCAGAGGAGTTAATCGTTCGCGACCATCTGGATTTAAGCGGACAAATCAGTTAAAGAGGAGGTGGCTGAGATGCACCTTTTTAACAGGGATCAAATTGAAAAAGTCGTGCAGTTAAATAAAGAAGTGATTCAAGTTATTGAGGATGCCTTTACAGCATTACAGACTAAATCTGTCCAAATGCCACCGATTATGAGAGTGGATGTCCCTGAGCATAACGGAGAGGTGGACATTAAATCCGCTTATATCAGCGGGTATGACAGCTTTGCCGTGAAGCTTTCCTCCGGATTTTTTAATAACCCGCAAAAGGGACTGCCAAGTGCAAATGGACTAATGATCCTTCTTAGCTCAGAAACAGGGATGCCTAAGGCTGTGCTTGCAGATAACGGGTTGCTGACGGATATTCGTACTGCTGCTGCTGGAGCTGTTGCCGCCAGACATTTGAGCAGGAAAGATAGTAAAACTGCGGGAGTCATTGGGGCAGGAGCCCAGGCCCGTTTACAGCTGGAAGCCCTCATGCAAGTGCGTTCCATTGAACGGGTGCTTGTGTTTGGAAGGAGACAGGAGCAGGCAGATGTCTATAAAGAGGATATGGAACGGAAGCTTGGGGTGGACGTGATCGTTTGCCGTTCACCTGAAACTGTGGTTACTGAAAGCGATATTGTGATGACCACTACACCGGCTAAAGAACCCATTA
This Halobacillus salinarum DNA region includes the following protein-coding sequences:
- the asnB gene encoding asparagine synthase B, translated to MCGIFVSMGEIEEKEMDEVLDLLYHRGPDEGKSVVLDNVKLGHRRLSIIGLEDGIQPIHNEKKDQWIVCNGEIYNYSSIKEQLQSETNFLTHSDSEVALKLVETQGAEAIDQLDGMFAFFIADQRNNSFIVARDTLGIKPLYYGRDEQGKYVFSSELKAIYRFVEEAHEFPHGHYFTPESGFVCYRKIAEPEHEYSTDQLSDVNHQIRQTLEIAVQKRLVADVEVGVLLSGGLDSSLIAAIAKKYHKGPFPLKSFCVGAEGSADVRNARIVAEALGTEHYEYIYTEEELIEAVSDVIYHLESYEPSLVRSAIPNYFVSKLAAQHVKVILSGEGADELFAGYAYMEKYQETADLNQEIIRILNTLHHVNLQRADRMSMAHSLELRVPFLDLDVVENALKIPAGLKIHKEERMEKWLLRKSFDGELPDEVLWRKKAEFSEGSGALDLLDQYAEKNISDDEMQALQSKAPIDIRSKQEAFYYKIFTHHFKDPAMLETVGRWATA
- the eutB gene encoding hydroxyectoine utilization dehydratase EutB, encoding MVQLVPRDLWKAKKRISSLASYTPLLYSEPLSRQLESHIYLKLENDQPTGAFKLRGAANKILSLSDKEKKQGIATFSTGNHGIAVAYVGQQMGIKATVCISNRVPQEKVNRLKRLGAEVKIVGSSQDDAEEYCYQLEKEQGINIIKPFDDLEIIAGQGTIGLELMEQCPDLEQVIVPLSGGGLLSGVGFALKNIDPSIQVTGVSMEQSAVMYESLKQGSPIVMQEAETLADSLLGGLGRSNQYTFTMTREYMDEGVLVPETSIARGMLTLMDLHKMVVEGAAAAGIGWLLEQKSLRNQHIAVIVSGNNVDHQTIEQVIKTS
- a CDS encoding PucR family transcriptional regulator, which codes for MGITVERILQLPVLEKAKILAGKSIKDEKAVEWISVIETPVENFVRRNEFVLSTGIGCGDDPICLEEYVKDVIHSGASALAFATGRYIYKVPDRIEQLAEQNDLVVIEIPWEVRFGDVIQEVLREISKEKEEEQQQAEELRQELINCVLNGKGLQEITTILYENTKIPVAISDHNKVIRANHHFDKRLIDILNGEVNGEYELVPPIPFSEHPLYHYIEKYRFKEEECYQLTILSNYKKQGYLLFKPADDRELSWVVLNILEHALTACALYFVKENAIEMTEIRLKDNFLLDLAKSGVEIDDHLLSKAQLLGYDLNRPYICLVGNIRFKKKVDAHIGSVDHPVKSSSMHSRNYYIQKEVTHAGDVLNRRTMTTFENGEVIVYLEADSHPYAETANQFLDLVERRLNELLAGIVISWGISLHKEGIYTFYQSYDEAVTALNIGRQQHEEGERTFFSDTKMNRLLMRLSHDKGVEGIVEDTLAQLIDYDQRRQTDLIHTFIIYNKYNSNVSQTARALNLHRQSLLHRLRNIEQLTGLSLLNADDLFLLELSVRLWMLKKVKE
- a CDS encoding DUF3221 domain-containing protein, yielding MKMNRLSILFGMITLLAGCQTDAKEESTPITGFVTDQKEDRILITESPSSKSNSNPRAVWVAQVPEKEWEGYKVKVWLEGPVQESYPEQAEGGKVKKVDVSRNEETDLTQQEALKKALDLNQSAKEAFAVESISYQPELDRWKIALQKIVSAGETVVEEIPDQ
- the thiW gene encoding energy coupling factor transporter S component ThiW; its protein translation is MKTRTLTRMAVLAAIGTLGSQWLWFPAGIAKAYPVQHAVNVIAAVTLGPLPAVGIAFVIGVLRNLLGIGTLLAFPGAMIGAFLSGILYRLFQRPIYSALGEVMGTGLIGSLVSVPYAHVLMGSAGGAFVFLPSFLISSFTGALIGWFLVVRMKPSRALPTF
- the tenA gene encoding thiaminase II, with product MTFTELLRKENNDLFEAIFDHPFVRGLGEGNLPAESIAHYVKADYEYLNAFMQIYGTAISKSSAREDILFYNEQINFVLNSEIHPHRNLCEVIGIRYEDLQGYALPPTADHYVKHMLYHAHYGDLSEILAAQLPCPWTYLEIGKHLRDRFQPGEDHPFSPWIHFYADGEMEELTDHLRSRLDELAENVSEAKEARLKDAFRKSCQLEWAFWDMAYNCEQWPSEKVVVK
- the thiD gene encoding bifunctional hydroxymethylpyrimidine kinase/phosphomethylpyrimidine kinase, giving the protein MRIPCSLTIAGTDPSGGAGIQADLKTFQEIKSYGMSVITSVVAQNTTGVQAVHHLPVEILRNQLESISSDMPIHAFKTGMIASKEMMKAIADWIPEVSAPYVMDPVMVAQSGDPLIEEESRTWLRDQLLPFASVVTPNIPEAEDLLGKKIETTEDMQIAAEEIVTKLGAGASLVKGGHLNGKAVDFLFDGDKIHSFSAERIETKNLHGTGCTYSAAITAYLSQDCDLVQAVDQSKHFVTAAIRSSFNIGSGSGPTNHWAIREEAGHK
- the thiM gene encoding hydroxyethylthiazole kinase, which gives rise to MNEIVQKVRAQEPLIHNLTNAVVMNFSANGLLAFGASPIMANAKEDAADVAKLSNGVLINIGTLTEAQLEAMIEAGKAANEAGIPVVIDPVGVAATNFRTEAFQRIVEQVHPDVIKGNAGELAHLVGIELETKGVDAVGEGNSQEIAGKVAVHFQTIAVLTGKVDTVSDGKQTLTNETGHALLSKVTGAGCLLGSIITACLSVEGENLEKAYAAVKYYGMAAAYAASQSGVNGPGTFLPQFLDALTMEPDTLEKGLM
- the thiE gene encoding thiamine phosphate synthase; amino-acid sequence: MDLSLRLRKYLVMGSQDCSRNPEEILREAIAGGITAFQFREKGPHSLQGEEKIELGLKLRALCQKHDVLFIVNDDVELIHALQADGIHVGQDDQSVNDLRPKYPDLIIGLSVSNDEEVEKSPVELVDYLGAGPVFPTTTKHDASPVVGTSWLESLRSSHPHLPLVGIGGITVENARFVINAGADGVAVVSAITKAANVKEAVENL
- a CDS encoding threonine synthase, with the protein product MKYSYVSHLSCPKCSIVYSCDEPQHLCEACGSPLLVGYDLSSLKTDWLKEDLTTRAPDLWRYHELLPVQNKAHVVTLGEGMTPLIRLSSLSKEIGIEPLFLKDEGVIPTGAFKARGAAVGVSKAKELGVEEIAMPTNGNAGAAWSLYAARANIKSTIVMPIDAPKITRNECAVSGADLFLVDGLISDAGKIVSQAVKERGIYDVSTLKEPYRIEGKKTMGLEIAEQLNWELPDVLLYPTGGGVGLIGVYKAFKELQALGWLKNDKLPRLVAVQSSGCAPIVEAWKEGRRESSFWENSETVAFGINVPKAIGDFLVLDAVYETEGCAVSVDDSALLQEQKLAAEKEGTFICPEGAACFAAARKLREEDWIKKGESVVVLNTGAGIKYPDTVDLDVPTLGPDESIPASS